A stretch of the Cucurbita pepo subsp. pepo cultivar mu-cu-16 unplaced genomic scaffold, ASM280686v2 Cp4.1_scaffold002149, whole genome shotgun sequence genome encodes the following:
- the LOC111786618 gene encoding chorismate mutase 1, chloroplastic-like — protein sequence MYFNSLIPRLVKEGDDGNYGSTAVCDTMCLQALSKRIHYGKFVAEAKFQESPNEYGAAIRKQDKEKLMDMLTFRSVEEAIKRRVEMKAKTFGQEVPVNIEQKHGAPVYKIKPSLVAQLYGEWIMPLTKEVEVQYLLRRLD from the exons AGGAGATGACGGCAATTATGGATCAACTGCTGTCTGTGACACGATGTGCTTGCAG GCTCTATCAAAGCGAATTCATTATGGAAAATTTGTAGCAGAAGCAAAGTTTCAAGAGTCACCAAATGAATATGGGGCTGCAATTAGGAAACAA GACAAGGAGAAGTTGATGGACATGCTAACGTTTCGGAGCGTCGAGGAGGCGATCAAAAGGAGAGTGGAAATGAAAGCGAAAACATTTGGGCAAGAGGTTCCTGTAAACATAGAGCAAAAACATGGTGCCCCagtttacaaaattaaacccAGTTTGGTTGCTCAACTTTATGGAGAATGGATCATGCCATTAACAAAGGAAGTTGAAGTTCAGTACTTACTCAGAAGATTGGACTGA